In the Octadecabacter sp. SW4 genome, one interval contains:
- a CDS encoding HD-GYP domain-containing protein: protein MRGDQICLETRILTTADVFDALSAERPYRTAMPLAKVFETIEGDIGSAFDEVCVVALQQGLARPNARTA from the coding sequence TTGCGGGGCGATCAAATCTGCCTTGAAACGCGCATTCTGACCACGGCAGACGTGTTTGATGCACTGTCAGCCGAACGCCCCTATCGCACGGCGATGCCGCTGGCCAAGGTGTTTGAGACCATAGAGGGGGATATCGGCAGCGCCTTTGACGAGGTTTGCGTGGTTGCCCTGCAACAAGGGCTTGCGCGGCCGAATGCGCGCACGGCCTAA
- a CDS encoding DUF6356 family protein encodes MSDSSQTPDRSTVFASLFMDHPASVDETYLQHMRFAFTFAFWLATAAGAALVHAFIPALCETTASRILKRLHARIENRHAH; translated from the coding sequence ATGTCAGATAGCAGCCAAACCCCCGACCGCAGCACCGTATTTGCGAGCCTGTTTATGGATCATCCCGCATCCGTCGATGAAACCTATCTGCAGCATATGCGTTTTGCCTTCACGTTTGCGTTCTGGCTTGCGACAGCGGCCGGTGCAGCCTTGGTTCATGCGTTCATACCGGCTTTGTGCGAAACAACTGCCAGCCGTATCCTGAAACGCCTGCACGCACGGATCGAAAACCGCCACGCCCATTAG
- a CDS encoding efflux RND transporter permease subunit: protein MMGRADGLLSYFTRHRTAANLLLVVLLAAGIAAMPKMRAQFFPDVIIDSVSVSVAWSGAGAEDVDAAIVQVLEPALLSVDGVTASSARSSEGRASISLEFEPGYDMAQAAEDVQIAVDATGNLPDDSEDPVVRRGAWSDRVTDVVITGPVGTEQLGRFADELVTRLFAAGVTRATIRGVAAPSTVIEVPSLSLIQHDVTMSEIAAAIGQEVNADPAGDVSGASRVRTGVEKRAADEIAGIVLRTNADGSTLAVGDVARINVQGVDRERAYFVGNDPAITIRVDRSDKGDAIELQKRVEEVAAAMQATLPAGVTVELIRTRADYITDRLNILLENGALGLALVVGLLFLFLNARTAFWVAAGIPVAMFAAIALMYMAGLTINMISLFALIITLGIVVDDAIVVGEHADYRVRRLGEDPVEAAENAARRMFSPVFSATITTVIAFFGLVAIGGRFGDLISDIPFTVIVVLLASLVECFLILPNHMSHALAPSARGKWYDAPSRFVNRRFDWVRENLFRPMMAGVIRARYPVMAGVFVILASQVSLFIKGDVQWRFFNAPERGSVTGNFAMLPGATRDDTLAMMRELQRATNDLGAEYEAEYGINPIDYVIAEVGGNSGRGLSGADTKDADQLGAISIELIDADLRPYSSFAFVAALQDAVVQHPMAETVSFRSWGSGPGGDDIDIQLYGATAETLKSASEALKTALAQFPEVSAVEDTLAYDKEELILDLTPQGQALGFTIDGLGRVLRDRLNGIEAATYPDGPRSATIRVELPAGELTADFLERTQMRTATGDYVPLADIVSVDRRTGFSTVRRENGIMLISVNGDLTDDDADRAAEVTKQINETILPQIEQNFGVSTNLSGLSEQEDAFLNDARTGLIFVLTGIFLTLAWIFSSWTRPLVVMAIIPFGLIGTIYGHNLWGIPMSMFSIVGLIGMTGIIINDSIVLVTTIDDYAKTRGLIPAIIDGACDRLRPVLLTTLTTVLGLAPLLYEGSSQAEFLKPTVITLVYGLGFGMVIVLLVVPALMAMQQDIHKQVRAARRALRSGDAGARLPAGIAALGAAALFAVLMAPMIITGAPLPAVASALPMLNGGTGIAFGLFAVSVAIWVTLVYFASVALTLALRKTA, encoded by the coding sequence ATGATGGGCCGCGCTGACGGATTGCTGTCGTATTTCACCCGCCACCGCACAGCGGCGAACCTGCTGCTTGTCGTGCTGCTGGCCGCCGGCATTGCGGCGATGCCAAAAATGCGCGCGCAGTTCTTTCCCGATGTGATCATCGACTCCGTCAGCGTGTCAGTCGCATGGTCGGGCGCAGGAGCCGAAGACGTCGATGCGGCCATTGTGCAGGTGTTGGAACCCGCTTTGCTGTCGGTCGATGGAGTCACCGCAAGTTCGGCACGTTCCAGCGAAGGACGTGCGTCAATTTCGCTTGAGTTTGAGCCGGGCTATGACATGGCGCAGGCCGCCGAGGACGTGCAGATTGCTGTCGATGCCACAGGCAACCTGCCCGACGATTCCGAAGACCCTGTCGTGCGCCGCGGCGCCTGGAGCGATCGGGTTACCGATGTGGTTATCACCGGCCCCGTGGGCACCGAGCAACTTGGGCGCTTTGCTGATGAACTGGTGACGCGGCTGTTTGCGGCAGGGGTCACCCGCGCCACAATTCGGGGTGTCGCCGCCCCCAGCACGGTGATCGAAGTGCCCTCGCTTTCGCTGATCCAACATGACGTCACCATGTCCGAGATTGCGGCTGCAATCGGCCAGGAGGTCAACGCCGACCCGGCCGGTGACGTCAGTGGCGCTTCGCGCGTGCGCACGGGCGTGGAAAAACGCGCGGCAGACGAAATCGCGGGGATCGTGCTGCGCACGAACGCGGATGGATCGACCCTGGCTGTCGGTGATGTAGCGCGCATCAACGTGCAAGGCGTCGACCGCGAGCGCGCCTATTTCGTTGGCAACGATCCGGCCATCACCATCCGCGTTGACCGCTCTGACAAGGGCGATGCGATTGAACTGCAAAAGCGTGTGGAAGAGGTTGCCGCGGCTATGCAGGCGACCCTGCCCGCCGGGGTTACCGTTGAACTGATCCGCACGCGCGCGGACTACATCACCGATCGTTTGAATATCCTGCTGGAGAACGGCGCACTGGGCCTCGCGCTGGTGGTTGGCCTGCTGTTTCTTTTCCTGAACGCGCGCACCGCGTTCTGGGTCGCGGCGGGTATTCCCGTGGCGATGTTCGCCGCGATTGCGCTGATGTATATGGCGGGGCTGACGATCAATATGATCAGCCTTTTCGCACTGATTATCACCCTTGGGATCGTGGTGGACGACGCCATCGTCGTGGGTGAACACGCCGATTATCGCGTCAGGCGGCTGGGCGAAGATCCGGTCGAGGCCGCCGAGAACGCAGCGCGCCGCATGTTCAGCCCGGTCTTTTCCGCCACGATCACCACCGTGATCGCCTTTTTCGGTCTGGTGGCGATTGGCGGGCGGTTTGGCGATCTGATTTCCGACATTCCCTTTACGGTGATCGTCGTGTTGCTGGCGTCACTGGTGGAGTGTTTCCTGATCCTGCCCAATCACATGTCACACGCTCTCGCACCCAGCGCACGTGGCAAGTGGTATGACGCGCCTTCGCGTTTTGTGAACCGGCGTTTTGACTGGGTGCGTGAAAACCTGTTCCGCCCGATGATGGCAGGGGTGATCCGGGCGCGCTATCCCGTGATGGCCGGAGTGTTCGTGATCCTCGCCAGTCAGGTCTCCTTGTTCATCAAGGGTGACGTGCAGTGGCGGTTCTTCAACGCGCCCGAGCGGGGCTCGGTAACAGGCAATTTCGCGATGCTGCCGGGGGCCACGCGCGACGACACATTGGCGATGATGCGCGAACTTCAGCGCGCCACAAACGATCTGGGCGCCGAGTACGAGGCCGAATATGGTATCAACCCGATCGATTATGTGATTGCCGAAGTCGGCGGCAACTCCGGGCGCGGTCTATCAGGGGCCGACACTAAAGACGCCGATCAACTGGGGGCGATTTCCATCGAACTGATCGACGCCGATCTGCGCCCCTACTCCAGCTTTGCCTTTGTCGCGGCCCTGCAAGACGCGGTGGTGCAACATCCGATGGCCGAAACGGTCAGCTTTCGCAGTTGGGGCAGCGGACCGGGTGGCGATGATATTGACATCCAGCTTTACGGCGCGACAGCCGAAACCCTGAAATCCGCCTCCGAGGCGCTGAAGACCGCGCTTGCACAGTTTCCCGAAGTGTCTGCCGTCGAAGACACATTGGCCTATGACAAAGAGGAACTGATCCTTGATCTGACGCCGCAAGGGCAAGCGCTTGGGTTTACGATTGACGGGTTGGGGCGTGTGCTGCGCGACCGCCTGAACGGGATCGAGGCCGCGACCTACCCCGACGGCCCGCGCAGTGCGACTATCCGCGTGGAACTACCCGCTGGCGAACTAACCGCCGATTTCCTTGAGCGCACCCAGATGCGCACTGCGACGGGTGATTACGTGCCGCTAGCCGATATCGTATCGGTGGACCGGCGCACCGGATTTTCAACCGTGCGACGCGAAAACGGCATCATGCTGATTTCGGTCAATGGTGATCTCACCGATGACGATGCCGACCGCGCCGCCGAAGTGACCAAACAGATCAACGAAACGATCCTGCCCCAGATCGAGCAGAATTTCGGGGTCAGCACCAATCTGTCGGGCCTCAGCGAGCAGGAAGACGCATTCCTGAATGACGCGCGCACCGGTCTGATTTTTGTGCTGACAGGCATTTTCCTGACGCTCGCTTGGATATTCTCAAGCTGGACGCGCCCACTGGTGGTCATGGCGATCATCCCCTTTGGACTGATCGGCACGATTTACGGGCATAACCTGTGGGGCATCCCGATGAGCATGTTCTCGATTGTCGGATTGATCGGGATGACAGGGATCATCATCAACGATTCCATCGTGCTGGTGACGACGATTGACGACTACGCGAAAACGCGCGGGCTCATCCCGGCGATCATTGACGGGGCTTGCGACCGTCTGCGCCCCGTCTTGCTGACGACCCTGACCACGGTTCTGGGCCTTGCGCCGCTGCTTTATGAAGGGTCCAGTCAGGCCGAGTTCCTGAAGCCGACCGTGATTACACTGGTTTATGGTCTTGGGTTCGGGATGGTGATCGTGCTGCTGGTCGTGCCTGCATTGATGGCGATGCAGCAGGATATTCACAAACAGGTTCGCGCCGCCCGCCGTGCGCTGCGCAGTGGTGACGCGGGCGCCCGTTTACCTGCCGGAATCGCGGCCCTTGGGGCTGCCGCTTTGTTCGCCGTGCTGATGGCCCCCATGATCATCACCGGCGCGCCGCTGCCTGCCGTTGCCAGCGCGCTGCCCATGTTGAACGGCGGGACGGGCATTGCATTCGGGTTGTTCGCGGTCAGTGTCGCGATATGGGTGACGCTGGTTTATTTCGCCTCTGTCGCGCTGACCCTTGCCTTGCGCAAAACGGCCTAG
- a CDS encoding AzlC family ABC transporter permease: MFKTTEKSTYWEGLRNGLPFVFVVGPFAMLFGVVASEAGMGLAQVMGFTVMVIAGAAQFAALQMIVEDAALGMVLLAALAVNLRMAMYSAALVPYLGSAPLWQRALISYVNFDQTYAASVAKYEVRPLWSVTQRVQFFCGLATPIVPVWIAMTLVGALIGQAIPPEWALDFAVPITFLGLVGPALKTPAHIAAALVSSLVALALAGLPSGTGLLIAALAAMITGAVIETRTGRAVP, encoded by the coding sequence TGCGCAACGGGCTGCCTTTCGTTTTCGTTGTCGGGCCTTTTGCAATGCTGTTTGGCGTTGTCGCCAGCGAGGCAGGGATGGGGTTGGCCCAGGTCATGGGGTTCACGGTGATGGTCATTGCGGGCGCGGCACAGTTTGCCGCCCTCCAGATGATCGTTGAGGATGCGGCGCTGGGTATGGTGTTGCTGGCTGCTTTGGCCGTCAACCTGCGCATGGCGATGTATTCGGCCGCCCTTGTTCCCTATCTGGGCAGTGCGCCGCTGTGGCAGCGGGCGTTGATCTCCTATGTAAATTTTGATCAAACCTACGCCGCCAGCGTTGCCAAATACGAGGTCCGCCCACTTTGGTCGGTGACCCAGCGGGTGCAGTTCTTCTGTGGGCTGGCCACGCCGATCGTGCCTGTCTGGATTGCCATGACACTTGTCGGGGCCTTGATCGGCCAGGCGATCCCGCCGGAATGGGCGCTCGATTTCGCGGTGCCGATTACGTTTCTGGGGCTGGTTGGTCCGGCTCTCAAGACGCCTGCGCACATTGCCGCGGCATTGGTATCATCTCTCGTGGCGCTTGCGCTGGCGGGCTTACCATCCGGCACCGGCCTGTTGATCGCGGCGCTGGCGGCGATGATCACCGGTGCGGTCATTGAAACGCGCACGGGGCGGGCCGTGCCATGA
- a CDS encoding protein-disulfide reductase DsbD domain-containing protein, whose translation MKHLALILAAFVSSAAPALAQQIDGVAAFEILPGWRTDRGTHMAAVRISLAPGWKTYWRAPGDAGIPPQFQWDGSQNVATAQFHWPTPGVMNQNGLRSIGYDKDVVIPVELTVPDAGAPARLRGGVLIGVCQDICVPMSFDFDATLPVSGARDTAILAALADRPKTQAEAGIGTVNCAIAPLEDGLQITTWIPYSGADAVVIEAGDDEVWVSEPSLTREGGMIVSQADMIHMDGGAFALDRSEVRITLLSQGSAVDIRGCVARG comes from the coding sequence ATGAAACACCTTGCCCTGATCCTTGCCGCCTTTGTCTCATCTGCGGCGCCCGCCCTTGCCCAACAGATAGATGGCGTTGCGGCGTTCGAAATCCTGCCCGGGTGGCGCACGGATCGCGGCACGCATATGGCGGCGGTGCGGATCAGCCTTGCGCCCGGCTGGAAAACCTATTGGCGTGCGCCCGGAGATGCGGGTATTCCGCCGCAATTTCAGTGGGATGGGTCGCAGAACGTCGCGACTGCGCAGTTTCACTGGCCGACCCCGGGCGTGATGAATCAGAATGGCCTGCGTAGCATCGGGTATGACAAAGATGTGGTCATTCCAGTTGAACTGACGGTGCCGGATGCTGGCGCGCCAGCCCGGTTGCGGGGTGGCGTGCTGATCGGTGTGTGTCAGGATATATGCGTGCCGATGTCATTTGATTTTGATGCGACCCTGCCCGTCAGCGGTGCGCGCGACACGGCCATTCTCGCAGCTCTCGCGGATCGCCCGAAAACGCAGGCCGAGGCAGGCATTGGCACGGTAAACTGTGCGATTGCACCGCTTGAGGATGGTTTGCAGATCACCACGTGGATCCCCTATTCGGGTGCGGATGCGGTCGTCATCGAAGCGGGCGACGACGAAGTCTGGGTCTCGGAACCAAGCCTGACGCGCGAGGGTGGCATGATCGTCTCGCAGGCCGATATGATCCACATGGATGGCGGCGCATTCGCGCTTGACCGATCCGAAGTGCGCATCACCCTGCTGTCGCAGGGAAGTGCCGTTGATATTCGCGGTTGCGTTGCCCGCGGCTAG
- a CDS encoding aa3-type cytochrome c oxidase subunit IV, translating into MAEHKHGEMDISVQEKTFDGFVKMVTRTMIAIVFLLIFIYLVNG; encoded by the coding sequence ATGGCTGAACACAAGCACGGCGAAATGGATATCTCGGTTCAGGAGAAAACCTTTGACGGTTTCGTCAAAATGGTGACGCGCACGATGATTGCGATCGTTTTTCTGTTGATTTTCATTTACTTGGTAAATGGCTAA
- a CDS encoding Lrp/AsnC family transcriptional regulator, which yields MTQKIDSIDTKILGLLQRDATLSVDEISDRAGLSRNACWRRIKVMEQAGIIAARVALLDAVKIGCPLHVLVMIRTHSHDANWLDTFHRTVRAMPEVVSAYRMTGDLDYVLRVRVADVPAYDAFYKRLTSRISLSDVSASFVMEEIKETTALPL from the coding sequence ATGACCCAGAAAATCGACAGCATAGACACAAAAATACTCGGCTTGCTGCAACGGGACGCCACCCTAAGCGTGGACGAGATCAGCGATAGGGCTGGCCTGTCGCGCAATGCCTGCTGGCGGCGCATCAAGGTGATGGAGCAGGCAGGCATTATTGCGGCACGCGTGGCCTTACTTGATGCGGTCAAGATCGGTTGCCCCCTGCACGTGCTGGTGATGATCCGCACCCACAGCCACGACGCAAACTGGCTTGATACCTTTCACCGCACGGTGCGGGCTATGCCGGAAGTGGTCAGCGCTTACCGGATGACCGGCGATCTGGACTACGTCTTGCGGGTGCGTGTCGCCGATGTGCCGGCCTATGATGCCTTCTATAAACGCCTTACATCACGGATTTCTTTATCGGATGTGTCCGCAAGTTTCGTTATGGAGGAAATAAAGGAAACGACCGCCCTGCCGCTTTGA
- a CDS encoding acyl-CoA dehydrogenase, with translation MAYQSPITDLRFLMDHVVGFDAVAATERYAEATPDMVDAILTEAAKMSDEVLAPLQRNGDLHPAVLENGVVRTSPGFADGYRAIATGGWIGMSADPENGGMGLPMSLTTAVNDMMSGACLSLQLNPLMCQGQIEALEHHASDEIKALYLPRLISGEWCGTMNLTEPQAGSDVGALRSKATPNGNGSYAISGQKIYISWGDNDFTENVCHLVLARLPDGVPGTKGISLFMVPKFIPDADGNPGERNSLRVVSLEHKLGLHGSPTAVMEYDGATGWLVGPEHGGMAAMFTMMNNARLGVGVQGIGVAEGAYQHALAYAQDRKQGRAGGTGAIIEHADVRRMLATMKADTFAARAIAMACAVAIDLSDDPAWQARAAFLTPIAKAFGTDTGIAVAETGVQVHGGMGFIEETGAAQYARDVRVTAIYEGTNGIQAMDLVARKMMDGGDAASALLDEIEAGSEAAKAAHPALADAVWQAAETLRETTEWLTAQDDLNDRFAGAVPYLRAFARVLGGHYHLAAAMTGDARRARLATFYIERLLPEHTGLLAHVRQGADTLLAITPDDLVA, from the coding sequence ATGGCTTATCAATCCCCCATCACCGATCTGCGTTTTTTGATGGATCACGTGGTTGGCTTTGATGCTGTCGCCGCGACCGAACGTTACGCCGAAGCAACGCCCGACATGGTCGATGCCATCCTGACCGAAGCCGCCAAGATGAGCGACGAGGTTCTTGCCCCCCTGCAACGCAACGGCGACTTGCACCCCGCCGTGCTGGAAAACGGCGTTGTGCGCACCTCGCCCGGGTTCGCCGATGGCTACCGCGCGATTGCGACTGGTGGCTGGATCGGCATGTCCGCTGATCCGGAAAACGGCGGCATGGGCCTGCCGATGAGCCTGACAACGGCCGTGAACGACATGATGTCGGGCGCCTGTCTGTCGCTGCAACTGAACCCGCTGATGTGCCAGGGCCAGATCGAAGCGCTGGAACATCACGCCAGCGACGAAATCAAGGCGCTTTACCTGCCCAGGCTGATCAGCGGCGAATGGTGCGGCACAATGAACCTGACCGAACCGCAGGCTGGCAGCGATGTGGGCGCACTGCGCTCCAAGGCTACGCCGAATGGGAACGGCAGCTATGCGATCAGCGGCCAGAAGATTTACATCAGCTGGGGCGACAACGACTTTACCGAAAACGTCTGCCATCTGGTGCTGGCCCGCCTGCCCGACGGCGTGCCCGGCACCAAGGGGATCAGCCTGTTCATGGTGCCGAAATTCATCCCCGATGCCGATGGCAATCCGGGCGAGCGCAACAGCCTGCGTGTGGTCAGCCTGGAACACAAGCTGGGCCTGCACGGATCGCCTACCGCCGTGATGGAATATGATGGTGCAACGGGCTGGCTGGTCGGGCCGGAACACGGCGGCATGGCCGCAATGTTTACGATGATGAACAACGCCCGCCTTGGGGTCGGCGTGCAGGGGATCGGTGTAGCCGAGGGGGCATATCAGCACGCGCTGGCCTATGCGCAGGACCGCAAACAGGGCCGCGCAGGCGGCACCGGTGCAATTATCGAACACGCTGATGTGCGCCGGATGCTGGCGACAATGAAGGCTGACACCTTTGCAGCCCGTGCCATCGCGATGGCCTGTGCCGTGGCGATTGATTTGTCCGACGATCCCGCATGGCAGGCGCGCGCAGCATTTCTGACGCCCATCGCCAAGGCATTCGGCACCGACACCGGCATTGCCGTCGCAGAAACCGGTGTGCAGGTGCATGGCGGCATGGGCTTCATCGAGGAAACTGGGGCCGCGCAATATGCCCGAGATGTCCGTGTTACCGCAATCTACGAGGGCACCAACGGCATTCAGGCGATGGACCTTGTCGCGCGCAAGATGATGGACGGGGGCGATGCGGCCTCGGCCCTTCTGGATGAAATAGAGGCCGGATCGGAAGCCGCCAAGGCAGCCCACCCCGCTTTGGCAGACGCCGTCTGGCAAGCGGCGGAAACCCTGCGCGAAACGACTGAATGGCTGACAGCGCAGGACGATCTGAACGACCGTTTCGCGGGGGCCGTGCCGTATTTGCGCGCCTTTGCGCGGGTGTTGGGCGGGCATTACCACCTGGCCGCCGCCATGACCGGTGACGCGCGCCGCGCCCGCCTTGCCACGTTTTATATTGAACGTCTGTTGCCGGAACACACCGGCCTGCTGGCCCACGTGCGCCAAGGGGCGGACACGCTGCTGGCGATCACACCGGACGATCTTGTCGCGTGA
- a CDS encoding AzlD domain-containing protein, whose amino-acid sequence MTYSNAEIWMVIVVLAVGTFLIRFSFLGFIGDRPLPDWILRMLRYTPVAVLPAMVAPLVFLPNATTGEVEPVRLVAALVTLGIGYWRKSFFAAIGSGAAALYLGLWLTGQL is encoded by the coding sequence ATGACCTATTCAAACGCTGAAATATGGATGGTGATCGTGGTCTTGGCGGTTGGCACGTTCTTGATCAGATTCTCGTTTCTTGGGTTTATCGGTGACCGCCCCTTGCCCGACTGGATATTGCGGATGCTGCGCTACACCCCTGTCGCGGTGTTGCCCGCGATGGTCGCACCGCTGGTCTTTTTACCGAACGCTACCACCGGAGAGGTGGAGCCAGTGCGCCTTGTCGCCGCCCTTGTGACGCTTGGGATCGGCTATTGGCGCAAATCGTTCTTCGCGGCCATTGGCAGCGGTGCGGCAGCATTATACTTGGGTCTATGGCTTACTGGCCAGCTCTGA
- a CDS encoding DUF6173 family protein, whose amino-acid sequence MDDVIATAAEAAENDALPRVHEVHTDPDKCAPSVEDMPASIKKPTAAKSAAQWAYERLIIYIKNFEEQLDAQHEIAMGFTGGDAGVIRIEGMGFFDPDIVTFYGSDPTGVKTQLIQHVSQLNVMLRALPKHVDRAEPNRIGFRLAHDLDKSAQDAGEA is encoded by the coding sequence ATGGACGACGTCATCGCCACCGCTGCCGAAGCCGCCGAAAACGACGCCCTGCCCCGGGTGCACGAGGTTCACACCGACCCGGACAAATGCGCACCCAGCGTTGAAGACATGCCCGCCTCAATCAAGAAACCGACGGCGGCCAAAAGTGCGGCGCAATGGGCCTATGAGCGGTTGATTATCTACATCAAGAATTTCGAAGAACAGCTGGATGCGCAGCATGAAATCGCGATGGGATTCACCGGTGGCGATGCGGGCGTGATCCGTATTGAAGGCATGGGGTTTTTCGACCCCGACATTGTCACCTTTTACGGCAGCGACCCCACCGGCGTAAAAACGCAACTGATCCAGCACGTCAGCCAGTTGAACGTGATGCTGCGCGCCCTCCCCAAACATGTGGATCGGGCCGAGCCAAACAGGATCGGCTTTCGTCTGGCGCATGACCTCGACAAATCGGCGCAAGATGCAGGTGAAGCGTGA